A genomic stretch from Terriglobia bacterium includes:
- a CDS encoding succinate dehydrogenase/fumarate reductase flavoprotein subunit gives MSERLNHDVLILGAGLAGLRAAVEISRRLDGKVDIGIVSKVQLMRAHSVCAEGGTAAVLRTDEGDSLDLHAWDTVKGSDFLADQDVVRRFVNAVPGEIHQLDHWGIPWTRDATGRIEQRPFGGHSFPRATLAADKTGFFEMQTLYDTLLRHKCYTRYDEFFVTDILVEDGRFSALLGIHAPSGERVVLQGKALLIATGGGGTLYGFTTYSQTVTGDGMAMAFRAGLPLEDMEFLQFHPTGLVPSGILMTEACRGEGGYLKNNRGERFMERYASSKMELAPRDMVSRAETTEILEGRGFDGSDGLGYLHLDLTHLGAERINTRLPLIREVCIKFLDLDPISTPIPIRPVAHYSMGGIETDIDGATRIPGIWAAGEAAAVSLHGANRLGSNSTAECLVWGGITGENISAALKRLPVPPPPRDARIKAADAYLDGWLKREGKENLYDLRRELRAVMDRDVGVYRNGKGLKDALGVIRGIRERSRRAAVVDKGKLYNTNLFHAVELDNLVDLAEITVAGAIAREESRGAHARRDFTTRDDDKWLRHTLAWADEKGPRFDYKPVTIDSWKPVERKY, from the coding sequence ATGTCGGAGCGCTTGAACCACGACGTCCTCATCCTGGGGGCGGGCCTCGCCGGGCTCCGGGCGGCCGTGGAGATCTCCCGCCGCCTCGACGGCAAGGTGGACATCGGCATCGTCTCCAAGGTCCAGCTCATGAGGGCCCACTCGGTGTGCGCGGAGGGCGGGACCGCCGCGGTCTTGAGGACCGACGAGGGGGACTCCCTCGACCTGCACGCGTGGGACACGGTGAAGGGGTCGGATTTCCTCGCGGACCAGGACGTCGTGAGGAGATTCGTGAACGCGGTGCCCGGCGAGATCCACCAGCTCGACCACTGGGGGATCCCCTGGACGCGCGACGCGACCGGGCGGATCGAGCAGCGGCCGTTCGGCGGCCACTCGTTCCCGCGGGCCACGCTCGCGGCGGACAAGACCGGCTTCTTCGAGATGCAGACCCTCTACGACACGCTGCTCCGGCACAAGTGCTACACCCGCTACGACGAGTTCTTCGTCACCGACATCCTGGTGGAGGACGGCCGGTTCTCGGCGCTCCTCGGGATCCACGCGCCGAGCGGCGAGCGGGTGGTCCTGCAGGGCAAGGCGCTGCTGATCGCCACCGGCGGCGGCGGCACCCTCTACGGGTTCACGACCTACTCGCAGACCGTCACGGGGGACGGGATGGCGATGGCGTTCCGGGCCGGCCTGCCCCTCGAGGACATGGAGTTCCTGCAGTTCCACCCCACGGGTCTCGTGCCGTCGGGGATCCTCATGACCGAGGCGTGCCGCGGCGAGGGGGGATACCTCAAGAACAACCGGGGCGAGCGCTTCATGGAGCGCTACGCCTCGTCGAAGATGGAGCTGGCTCCCCGGGACATGGTCTCGCGGGCGGAGACGACGGAGATCCTCGAGGGTCGAGGCTTCGACGGGTCCGACGGGCTCGGCTACCTGCACCTCGATCTCACCCACCTGGGCGCGGAGCGGATCAACACGCGCCTGCCGCTGATCCGCGAGGTCTGCATCAAGTTCCTGGATCTCGATCCGATCTCGACGCCGATCCCGATCCGACCCGTCGCGCACTACTCCATGGGCGGCATCGAGACCGACATCGACGGCGCCACGCGCATCCCCGGGATCTGGGCGGCGGGCGAGGCGGCCGCCGTCTCGCTCCACGGAGCGAACCGACTGGGCTCGAACTCCACCGCGGAGTGCCTGGTGTGGGGCGGGATCACGGGCGAGAACATCTCCGCCGCCCTGAAGCGCCTTCCGGTGCCTCCCCCTCCGCGCGACGCGAGGATCAAGGCGGCGGACGCGTACCTCGACGGTTGGCTGAAGCGCGAGGGGAAGGAGAACCTGTACGACCTGCGCCGCGAGCTCAGGGCGGTCATGGACCGCGACGTCGGGGTCTACCGGAACGGCAAGGGGCTCAAGGACGCGCTCGGGGTCATCCGCGGGATCCGCGAGCGGTCGCGGCGCGCCGCGGTCGTGGACAAAGGGAAGCTCTACAACACGAATCTGTTCCACGCCGTCGAGCTGGACAATCTCGTCGACCTCGCCGAGATTACCGTGGCGGGGGCGATCGCTCGGGAGGAGTCGAGAGGCGCCCACGCGCGGCGCGACTTCACGACCCGGGACGACGACAAGTGGCTGAGGCACACCCTGGCCTGGGCGGACGAGAAGGGACCGCGCTTCGATTACAAGCCGGTCACGATCGACAGCTGGAAGCCCGTCGAGCGGAAGTACTGA
- the sdhC gene encoding succinate dehydrogenase, cytochrome b556 subunit codes for MPRVQGHPNRLGILGWVGGGRWGLERYLYTVHRVTGLGLLLYFLMHILVTTSRAFGPEAWSKAMGSVTGPLFTFGEYLVFAAFAFHAVNGIRLVIVELGWGVGKPIEPVYPYRTSVDAQRFLAIGALMVAGIIAILGAVDLFLG; via the coding sequence ATGCCGAGAGTCCAAGGTCATCCTAACCGCCTGGGGATCCTGGGATGGGTCGGGGGAGGCCGCTGGGGTTTGGAGCGGTACCTGTACACCGTTCACCGGGTCACCGGGCTCGGCCTGCTGCTCTATTTCCTGATGCACATCCTCGTCACGACCTCCCGGGCCTTCGGCCCCGAGGCGTGGTCGAAAGCGATGGGCTCGGTGACCGGACCGCTGTTCACCTTCGGCGAGTACCTCGTGTTCGCCGCGTTCGCGTTTCACGCGGTGAACGGGATCCGGCTCGTGATCGTGGAGCTGGGTTGGGGCGTGGGGAAGCCGATCGAGCCGGTCTACCCGTACCGGACCTCGGTGGACGCGCAGCGTTTCCTGGCGATCGGGGCCCTCATGGTCGCGGGCATCATCGCGATCCTGGGCGCCGTCGATCTTTTCCTGGGCTAG